The following proteins are encoded in a genomic region of Dyadobacter sp. UC 10:
- a CDS encoding M1 family metallopeptidase — protein MKNLLLPFLLLLVSVTSFAQQLPASATYQYNDRFEQLGPVLPTPNSTRAASGAPGREYWQQRADYDIKAELDDDKRRIIGSETITFFNNSPDELKYLWMQLDQNLFKKDGIGAMSRTGAISDKGMTTAQLASLNNGRGSSLDPNVEYGYNITAVKDKAGKALPYKINGTMMRIDLPVAMKPGTSIVFGVEWNYNITEYYGRSGYEFFPKDGNANYFIAHWFPRLAPYDDVNGWNHKQFLGQGEFALIFGNYKVAITVPADHVVAASGECQNYAQVLTATQKQRLKKAETSKTPVLIVTQAEAEKAEKRENKNPAKKTWIYKADNVRDFAFASSRKFIWDAMQTDVYKSGRKIWCMSIYPKEGNPLWEQYSTRAVAHTLKSYGDRTFEYPYPVAISCHGIAGGGMEYPMISFNGGRPEEDGTYSEAVKYGMIGVIIHEVGHNFFPMIVNSDERQWAWMDEGLNTFCQYLAEKEWDYNFPTRRGEPNQITEYMSSDKSVLTPIMASAENVIGLGPNAYAKPATALNILRETVMGRELFDHAFKEYANRWRFKSPTPADFFRTMEDASGVDLDWFWKGWFYGTEAVDQDLVTVDWFSINTQNPDIEKEIARKEFARKQNTMSKIQDAKTKGETVVAQDSTMADFYNRYDPFKVTDADKQKYEQYLASLSETERELIQQNTNFYTLSVKNKGGLPMPVIVKMGFEDGTDSVAVFPAEIWRFNDQQINKVISTRKKVVQWTLDPYQQIADIDTENNSFPRVAKPTRFQIFKQQTQKPANPMQMQGTGAGKVSTDPKN, from the coding sequence ATGAAAAACCTGCTGCTCCCGTTCCTGCTATTGCTGGTGTCGGTCACATCCTTCGCCCAGCAGCTGCCCGCTTCCGCTACTTATCAGTACAACGACCGTTTCGAACAGCTTGGCCCGGTGCTTCCTACGCCCAATTCCACGCGTGCAGCTTCCGGTGCGCCTGGCCGGGAATACTGGCAACAACGCGCCGATTACGATATTAAAGCCGAGCTCGACGACGACAAGCGCCGCATTATCGGCTCGGAAACGATCACTTTTTTCAATAACTCTCCCGATGAGCTGAAATACCTCTGGATGCAGCTGGATCAGAACCTTTTTAAAAAAGACGGAATAGGTGCAATGTCCCGGACCGGCGCTATCAGTGACAAAGGAATGACTACCGCACAGCTTGCCAGTTTGAACAATGGCAGAGGCTCATCCCTCGACCCGAATGTAGAATACGGCTATAATATCACCGCCGTAAAAGACAAAGCCGGCAAAGCACTTCCTTACAAAATCAATGGTACAATGATGCGCATTGATTTGCCGGTAGCGATGAAGCCAGGCACCAGCATTGTTTTTGGGGTGGAATGGAATTACAATATCACTGAATATTATGGCCGCAGCGGCTATGAATTTTTCCCCAAGGACGGCAACGCAAATTACTTTATCGCGCACTGGTTCCCTCGCCTGGCACCTTACGATGATGTAAATGGCTGGAACCACAAGCAGTTTTTAGGCCAGGGGGAGTTTGCATTGATTTTCGGGAATTACAAAGTGGCTATTACCGTTCCCGCCGATCACGTGGTAGCAGCCAGCGGTGAATGCCAGAATTATGCGCAGGTGCTTACAGCGACTCAAAAACAACGCTTAAAGAAGGCAGAAACGTCAAAAACGCCGGTTTTGATCGTAACGCAGGCAGAAGCTGAAAAAGCAGAAAAGCGCGAAAACAAAAACCCGGCTAAGAAAACTTGGATCTACAAAGCAGATAATGTCCGCGACTTTGCTTTTGCCAGCAGCCGGAAATTCATCTGGGATGCGATGCAGACTGATGTTTACAAAAGCGGTCGCAAGATCTGGTGTATGTCCATTTATCCAAAGGAAGGTAACCCCCTCTGGGAGCAATATTCAACCCGTGCAGTGGCGCATACTTTAAAATCATACGGCGACCGCACTTTTGAATACCCGTATCCGGTCGCAATTTCTTGTCACGGCATAGCTGGCGGCGGAATGGAATATCCGATGATCAGTTTCAATGGTGGCCGGCCGGAGGAAGATGGAACTTACAGTGAGGCTGTGAAATACGGCATGATCGGTGTAATCATTCACGAAGTTGGCCACAACTTTTTCCCGATGATCGTCAATTCCGACGAGCGTCAGTGGGCGTGGATGGACGAAGGTTTGAATACATTCTGCCAATACCTGGCTGAAAAGGAATGGGACTACAACTTTCCGACCCGCCGCGGCGAGCCTAACCAGATCACGGAATATATGTCTTCGGACAAATCGGTCCTGACGCCGATCATGGCTTCCGCTGAGAATGTAATCGGTCTGGGACCCAATGCATATGCAAAACCTGCGACTGCATTGAATATCCTGCGCGAAACCGTCATGGGGCGCGAGCTTTTTGACCATGCATTTAAGGAATACGCAAACCGCTGGCGCTTCAAAAGCCCCACTCCTGCCGACTTCTTCCGTACCATGGAAGACGCTTCCGGCGTAGACCTTGACTGGTTTTGGAAAGGCTGGTTTTATGGAACAGAGGCAGTAGACCAGGACCTGGTGACTGTGGACTGGTTTAGCATTAACACGCAAAACCCGGATATTGAGAAAGAAATTGCAAGAAAGGAATTTGCCAGAAAGCAGAACACCATGAGCAAGATCCAGGATGCAAAAACGAAAGGCGAAACAGTAGTGGCTCAGGATTCTACTATGGCTGATTTTTATAACCGCTATGACCCATTCAAAGTAACCGATGCGGATAAGCAAAAATACGAGCAATACCTGGCCTCACTTTCGGAAACAGAGCGGGAACTGATCCAGCAGAATACTAATTTTTATACGCTATCTGTGAAAAACAAGGGCGGACTTCCAATGCCTGTGATCGTCAAAATGGGTTTTGAAGACGGTACCGATTCCGTGGCGGTATTCCCGGCCGAGATCTGGCGTTTCAATGACCAGCAGATTAATAAGGTAATTTCCACCAGGAAAAAAGTGGTACAATGGACCCTGGATCCTTACCAGCAGATTGCCGACATTGATACAGAGAACAATTCGTTTCCTCGCGTAGCAAAACCAACACGCTTCCAGATCTTCAAACAGCAAACCCAAAAACCTGCAAACCCGATGCAAATGCAGGGAACAGGCGCCGGAAAAGTCAGCACTGATCCGAAAAATTAA
- a CDS encoding HupE/UreJ family protein, whose product MSEFQAYLQLGFEHITDSNGYDHILFIMALCTIYTLIDWKKVIVLVTAFTIGHSITLALATLGLVTIDPAWIELLIPITIVITGCLNFFYKIPKGSYPKKDDTTMFRYGLALFFGLIHGLGFSNYLRALLGKEAGIFNPLLGFNVGLELGQLIIVFVILSIAFFLIEILRVQRLSWIHVLSGIIVGMAFSLILNNELFQNLTGGSAV is encoded by the coding sequence ATGTCCGAGTTTCAGGCGTACCTACAGTTAGGTTTTGAACACATCACAGATTCCAACGGCTATGACCACATTTTATTTATCATGGCGCTTTGTACCATATACACACTGATCGACTGGAAAAAGGTAATAGTCCTGGTGACTGCATTCACCATCGGGCATTCCATTACACTCGCGCTCGCTACGCTCGGACTTGTCACTATTGATCCCGCCTGGATTGAACTGCTGATCCCCATCACGATCGTTATTACAGGCTGCCTTAATTTCTTTTATAAAATACCAAAAGGTTCTTACCCAAAAAAAGACGACACGACCATGTTCAGGTATGGGCTGGCGCTTTTCTTCGGTCTGATCCACGGGCTGGGGTTTTCGAACTACCTGCGGGCACTGCTTGGCAAGGAAGCCGGAATATTCAATCCTTTGCTGGGCTTTAATGTCGGCCTGGAACTTGGTCAGCTTATTATCGTATTTGTGATCCTGTCCATTGCTTTTTTCCTTATCGAAATTTTAAGGGTACAAAGATTAAGCTGGATCCATGTTCTGTCCGGGATTATTGTCGGAATGGCGTTTTCGCTAATTTTAAACAATGAACTCTTTCAAAATCTGACCGGCGGCTCCGCCGTATAG
- a CDS encoding enoyl-CoA hydratase/isomerase family protein translates to MYEHILFSKTNGIAKISLNRPEVYHALSAGLMLEIAAAINEVANDEHIRVLIITGEGEKAFCSGADLKQTLEGGESAEHMLKTYYEPMIRGIRELPKPVICRLNGLAVGAGCSLALACDIIIAREDAYLSLLFVQIGLMPDAGATYFLPRLIGMARTFELASTGRKIYAKEAEQIGLINKAVRPEELDTEINKLASYYQSAPTLAIGTMKKVLNESSHSDLARMQELERVNQQILFESSDSHEGISAFLEKRKPDFQGK, encoded by the coding sequence ATGTACGAACACATTCTTTTTAGCAAGACAAACGGAATAGCAAAGATCAGTCTCAATCGCCCGGAAGTGTACCACGCTTTAAGCGCCGGCTTAATGCTGGAAATCGCCGCAGCAATTAATGAAGTAGCGAACGATGAGCATATCAGGGTTTTAATCATAACCGGCGAAGGCGAAAAAGCTTTCTGCTCCGGCGCAGACCTGAAACAAACCCTCGAAGGCGGCGAAAGCGCTGAGCATATGCTCAAAACTTACTACGAGCCCATGATCCGCGGCATTCGCGAGCTTCCCAAACCGGTGATATGCCGGTTAAATGGCCTGGCTGTGGGTGCAGGATGTTCGCTTGCGTTGGCTTGTGATATAATAATCGCCCGTGAAGACGCTTACCTAAGCTTGCTTTTTGTGCAAATAGGACTAATGCCCGATGCCGGGGCTACCTACTTTTTGCCGCGACTGATCGGAATGGCGAGAACGTTCGAACTCGCATCAACCGGCCGAAAAATCTACGCAAAAGAAGCAGAGCAGATAGGACTGATCAACAAGGCTGTCCGCCCCGAAGAATTGGATACCGAAATCAATAAACTGGCTTCTTACTATCAATCTGCACCCACGCTGGCAATAGGTACGATGAAAAAGGTTTTAAACGAATCGTCGCATTCCGATCTGGCCAGAATGCAGGAACTGGAACGGGTAAATCAGCAAATATTGTTTGAAAGCAGCGATTCACACGAAGGAATTTCAGCTTTTTTAGAAAAAAGAAAGCCTGATTTTCAGGGGAAATAG
- a CDS encoding D-2-hydroxyacid dehydrogenase, whose amino-acid sequence MKIVILDGYTLNPGDLDWAPVQQLGDIEIYDRSKPDEIVQRAAGADAVLVNKVVLSKAILDQLPGLKYIGVTATGFNNIDTAAAKSNGIIVTNVRAYSSASVAQQTFALLLSLMNRAEMHSQSVFAGEWAASADFCYWKSPLTELAGKTMGLIGLGDIGSQVAQIALAFGMKVIAYRKHPKPVEGIEMVGLDEIFLRSDVVSLHCPLTEETKEVINKTNLAKMKPNAVVLNTGRGPLIQESDLAEALRNGVIAGAGLDVLSAEPPRADNPLLAAPNCVITPHVAWATFEARKRLMQLAAENLEAFIKGNPVNEVS is encoded by the coding sequence ATGAAAATCGTAATTCTCGACGGATATACACTAAACCCAGGCGACCTGGACTGGGCTCCCGTTCAACAATTAGGAGACATAGAAATCTATGACAGGTCAAAGCCGGACGAAATCGTGCAGCGCGCTGCCGGGGCGGATGCGGTTCTTGTAAATAAAGTTGTATTGTCGAAAGCTATTCTCGACCAGCTTCCCGGACTGAAATACATTGGCGTCACAGCGACCGGTTTTAACAATATTGATACTGCCGCGGCAAAAAGCAATGGAATAATCGTCACAAATGTGAGGGCTTACAGCTCAGCTTCGGTTGCGCAACAAACTTTTGCATTGCTCCTTTCTCTCATGAATCGTGCCGAAATGCACAGCCAGAGTGTGTTTGCAGGAGAATGGGCTGCCTCGGCCGATTTTTGCTATTGGAAATCGCCACTAACCGAACTTGCAGGCAAAACAATGGGTCTGATCGGATTGGGCGATATTGGTTCCCAGGTTGCGCAAATAGCACTTGCATTCGGAATGAAAGTGATCGCCTACCGCAAACATCCCAAACCGGTAGAGGGTATTGAAATGGTAGGTTTGGACGAAATTTTTCTGAGAAGTGATGTGGTAAGCCTGCATTGTCCGCTGACCGAGGAAACGAAAGAGGTTATCAACAAAACCAATCTAGCAAAAATGAAGCCGAATGCAGTTGTTTTAAACACCGGTCGAGGCCCGCTGATTCAGGAATCTGACTTAGCAGAAGCTTTAAGAAATGGGGTCATCGCCGGCGCAGGATTGGACGTACTTTCGGCAGAACCCCCCAGAGCTGACAATCCGCTTTTAGCTGCGCCTAATTGCGTAATCACGCCGCACGTAGCCTGGGCGACTTTCGAAGCGCGGAAACGGCTAATGCAGCTAGCGGCGGAAAATCTGGAAGCTTTTATAAAAGGAAACCCTGTTAATGAGGTTTCCTGA
- a CDS encoding ATP-binding protein: MQFQNSAIFVAGIFVDMNFVDRHIEKVILEQSSKFPVIAVTGPRQSGKTTLLKTLFKGYAYISLEDPNNRAFADNDPVAFLKLYSDKVILDEVQRVPSLFSYIQTIVDNSGKMGQFILSGSQNFQLLNNITQSLAGRVALFKLLPFDFDEMKSGNLLADHVADVCMNGFYPAIYDRSIKLTIFYSNYIQTYVERDVTELTNIRDTRQFRTFVSLCAGRVGQLMNLNSLANECGISQPTAKSWLSILESSYIIFQLRPYYQNFNKRVVKTPKLYFYDTGLLCHILGIRDADTFHNNPLKGNIFENLIIAEYQKKNAHQYIHNEYWFWRDSNGHEIDLLNQNGNAFDIFEIKSTQTILTEHFKGMDFFDEVSGGKVGTKTLVYGGNEDQKRTNYSVLGWRNI, from the coding sequence ATGCAATTTCAAAATTCAGCTATCTTTGTAGCTGGTATTTTCGTTGATATGAACTTCGTAGACAGGCACATAGAAAAAGTAATTCTGGAACAAAGCAGCAAGTTTCCGGTAATTGCTGTAACCGGCCCAAGGCAGTCGGGAAAGACAACGCTTTTGAAGACACTTTTTAAAGGTTACGCCTATATTTCGCTGGAAGATCCGAACAATCGCGCGTTTGCCGACAATGATCCGGTCGCATTCCTGAAACTTTACTCCGATAAAGTGATACTGGATGAAGTGCAACGCGTTCCCTCACTTTTTTCTTATATCCAGACCATCGTGGATAATTCAGGTAAAATGGGGCAGTTCATACTTTCAGGATCCCAGAATTTTCAGCTTTTAAACAACATAACGCAAAGCCTGGCTGGCCGCGTGGCGCTGTTTAAATTGTTGCCTTTTGACTTTGACGAAATGAAATCAGGAAATCTGCTGGCAGATCATGTAGCGGACGTCTGCATGAACGGTTTCTATCCTGCTATCTATGATCGTTCGATCAAACTGACCATATTTTACTCCAATTACATTCAGACGTATGTAGAAAGGGACGTTACCGAGTTAACCAATATCAGAGATACACGTCAGTTCCGCACATTTGTGAGCTTGTGTGCAGGGCGGGTTGGACAGCTAATGAACCTAAACTCTCTTGCCAACGAATGCGGCATTTCTCAGCCCACTGCCAAATCCTGGCTATCGATTCTTGAAAGCAGTTATATCATTTTTCAACTGCGGCCTTACTATCAAAATTTCAACAAAAGGGTTGTAAAAACGCCAAAGCTTTACTTTTACGATACCGGGCTATTGTGCCACATTCTTGGAATAAGGGATGCGGATACTTTTCATAATAATCCGTTAAAAGGAAATATTTTTGAAAACCTGATTATTGCTGAATATCAAAAGAAGAACGCTCACCAATATATCCATAACGAATATTGGTTCTGGCGCGATTCCAACGGACATGAGATTGATCTTTTAAATCAAAATGGAAATGCATTTGATATTTTTGAAATAAAATCGACCCAAACTATCCTGACGGAGCATTTTAAAGGGATGGATTTTTTTGATGAAGTAAGCGGAGGAAAAGTGGGCACGAAAACGCTGGTCTACGGCGGAAATGAAGACCAGAAAAGGACTAATTACTCAGTTCTCGGCTGGCGGAATATTTGA